From the Glycine max cultivar Williams 82 chromosome 11, Glycine_max_v4.0, whole genome shotgun sequence genome, the window TATTATCGTAAAAAATTGGGTGGTCGGAGTCTACCTACTACTGCACAAAATTGCATTAGCTGTGACCAGCATTCCCGCAAATTCGAATGGGAGATAATTATTACTAAAGGTAAcattcaaaaaagaaataatctGAATAATGAGGTTAGGATACCTGTTAGTTACACTTTAAACAAACATGTGATTCAGATTTACAAAACAGGATGCTGCTCATGTGGAACATGAGAGTATTCGAATCTAATAATCAATAACCTGTAAGAAGGAACCTATAGAacctttaaattaaattacagtGCAGTAAACCACTACTTATTTACCATGTAACTATGAATCATAATAATACAAGTACTTGTCACCTTGACCTACGGACTAAAGAAAAGCTTTTGAGAAAACTAAATTCACAAGACCTACGGACTACGGTGTGGGGGAGTTCGGAAAAGAACCCAAAGAgaacactatatatatatatagttaaacgGTGGAATCCTCCTGATCTCCATAGCCATAAGGGTTTTTGCTAGCCCAATTCCATTGATCGCGGCACATCTCATCAATGCCATATTTTGCCCTACCACGTAAGATGAaattttgagaaagaaaaaaaaacaaaattggaaaagaagtgaataaaagaattttttaaagtaaaatgcATGAAAGTACTACAAAACCAGAATTTATCAAGAACatgtgtttcaactttcaagtcttataaaataattgtttcatAATATTAAGCTTTTATCATCTATCCCGGATATTCAGGAGGAAGAGCCAATTGACACTCACTTCCATTTAAGCTCTCTTTCCGCTTTCTTTGTTGATGCATAAACAATTTCAGCATCACCAGGTCTACGGCCAGCCATCACAAGTGGAATTTTCTACACAAATGAATAATCATGAGAATTAATTATACATGCACTGAAGAATAgctaaatccaaataaaaatgaCTTAGTTGGTTCAAGATCTTCTAGATTTTAGGAATATAAACAAACTAAATATGAAATGGAAACAATCTAAGAGGAAAATTATTTGCTATAACATTTGTTGCCGACTTCTCATGTCTCTATAGCAATCCATACAGATACAGCAAAGTTGATAACTGAAACAAACCAATTTAACTTCGAGAAGCTTCATATCCACAACAAAACTAAAGTTAGGGCAACCAATTTAGATAGCAGTTTCTAGTCCTAAGTTTATCTTACGGCTCAAGCAGGCTAACACCAAACCAAACTATAAAATGACTAGATTACTGAGAACACAGCACATAACTTCATTGAGAATGCAAATGAAGCACTAAATTGAGCACATTCTCAGCAAAAATTAAAACGTTCCCGTCCCAAGAAAGGAGAAAAACAGAATGTGAACAACCAAATGCtttaaaaaatgacattaaaGTTGATGGCCAGGATTATGTTGACAATTGGCATATATAAGACCAGAAAAAGATACATTATTCTATTCACCTTTCCAGATGCCATCTCAAAAGCTCGAACCATCTCCAAAACTGATGTTCCCTTTCCTGTTCCCAGGTTATAAACCTCACAACCTGTAAACaccatgaaaattaaaataaaattttaccacTATAAATTCACCACAATGTCACTGCTTCAGAAATCACCAGAACTGGCATAGTTAAATAatagaagatgaagaaaatttTAGAATGATACCTATATTAGGATCATCTAGTTTAAGCAACGCAGCAATGTGCCCATCTGCTAAATCAACAACATGAATGTAATCCCGAACCTGACAAAATGATAAGGACCATCCAGTAAGATCCTTTTGGTGAAGGCATTAAAAGTAGATCTTCAAAAAATGGGTAATAAAGGCATGCACCCAACAAAGACTATCCAATAAAGGAAAGTAGTTTGCTTGAGCAGAAATTTTCAGGGGAATTCAAAAGGGGAAATATTGTGCATATAAAATGACCAAACTGTAATtaaaggtagctcaagatgtgTACATCATATATGAAGTTTAACtggtaaagaacaaaaatattccaaatcaaaggaaaaagtgGGCAGGATAAGATTGAATATAACTTCATGCAATTTTCTTTACCATGGAAAAATTTCAGTGCATAAGTTTAAGTCAGTCAGAGCATACCCCAGTGCCATCAGTTGTATTATAATCATTTCCAAAAACTGTCAGTGCAGGCCGTCGGCCAACTGCTACTTGCTGAACAAATGGCATGAGATTGTTTGGAATTCCGCGGGGATCCTCCCCAATACAACCGCTAGGGTGTGCACCGACTGGGTTGAAGTATcttaacaatattattttccaATCTGGCTCTGCACGGTGGACATCACgacaaatttcttcaatgataAGCTGAAAAATAAACATCATATCAGATGGCGAAAACACAGAATTCAAATCAAAACCAAGTTTCACCTACCAACAAACACTCCTAGTCATACCTTAGTTCGTCCATATGGGTTCATTGCTGACAGAGGGAACTCTTCTGTGCATGGAACTTCCTTTGGCCAACCATATACAGTTGCTGAAGAAGAGAACACGAGCTgaaatcattcaaataaatacaaaatcagTGAGACGAGCAGAATGGAGCAGCAAAGCGCTAGAAGGTATAATCAACCCCGCAAGACACTTCAAGGTGTTGGTGTGTAAACAAACAAAGGTATCCTACAGGTTAATATTTTTCCACCAATACAACTAATGACTATGACAGTAACCCATTAAAGACGAGGATGAACAAGGTGGCTCATCTTCCTgtcttgaaaataaattttgatgtaTATAATGAGGAGCTTAAACAACCTAGAAAAACCAACAGAAATTACAGCAGCAAAAGCAATTACAActagagccacatgaatgtttgaCAATGTTAGTAAAACATATTCCTTCATGGTTGTTGCTTCCATGGATCATATGACTAAGTCCAAAATCTTTTGATTCACCCAAGACTACTTAACCTTCCTAACCTTCTCAGACATCTCACCCCAAGTGAGGTGAGAACTACcttcaatcaatttaaataatatgttCTGCAAGCAATATTGAGTCAATTTAACTGGATATAGACATGTTGTATCTGATTAACAAGAAGGaactctaaaaaaaagaaggtaaaAGACAGTATGAGTGGCTGCCATAGCAGTTTGAGAATCAATAATATTCTTTTAGTATGTTAAGGTCCATCATGCAGGACTGAGAAACAAGAAGGATTTTACCTTCTTGCATCCATGGGCAGCCATGACTTCCAATAGAGTGATTGTCCCAGTCAAGTTGTTGTTATAGTATAGTAAAGGTTTTTGCACACTTTCTCCTACTGCTTTCAGTCCAGCAAAGTGTATGACAGCATCAAAtctgcaagaaaagaaaaagaggtgaGAAAAAGTTGCAAGGTCAATGATGTACAAAGAGAACATATTCACCGACagataaatctttttttaataatattaaagaaacttccgtCATACtctaattagaataaaaaataaaaaataaagaaagaagctTCCGTCAAAATCCTTACTGTGTGGAAACAAAAATTTGCTCTAGTGCATCCCTGTCCCGTAGGTCCACCTGCAGTGGCAAAAGTATAACAAAAAGCGTCGGTCATCaccataattaaataattaaactaacaAGCTGTAAATTAAGCAATTAAAGTGCTTGCCATCTATGGTTTCCATTGCCAGAatatttgtaaaacaaaaattaggcATCACCGGAACCACTGGAACAGTCTAGAACAATATCATCAGATTGGACTTAACAACAAAATAAGCCAGCCGTTCCCCAAAATTACATCATATCAAAAAAGTACATCATGAACTTTTCACTCGGCTGAATTCGAAACCGACATAGCACCAAGTCCAATTACAACAAAACTATTTCACAAATCTAAACCTAAATCGACGAAATTATGAATCCCGAAAAACACAAGCCACGAAGCGAAATAATCTTTGTTTACGAGAAAAAGGCACCgaacaaatcaaaattgaatgAAACAGGCAATAGAAGGAGGAGGAGCACCTTGTGAAAGGAGAGGTTGTTCCCAAATTCGCCGGCAAGCTCCCTGACTCGGTGGATAGAAACCTCGGAGGAATTGTCGAGATTGTCGACGACGACGGTTCTGCAACCTCCGAGCAAGAGCTGAAGAACGGTGTGGGTGCCGATGTAACCGGCTCCGCCGGTTACCAGCACAGTCTTGTCGCGCATGAGTGGCTTGTGCAAAGAGGAGTTGCTGGAAAGCTTAAGTTGTGAGCGAAAATGAGGGGAATTAATATACGGCGCGGAGGAAGTGAGATTGCCAATGCTGACGCGCGATGCCATATTCGGAAAAGGCGAGAATTCTGTGACACGTTCGTTCGAAAATGAATTGTGTGTTCCTGTTTCGGAATTTGATGGTTTTATGCGAATATTTATGGAGGGAACAACAGATCAGCCACGTTCATATAATCATGTCTACATCACTCCCAAACactctcatttttctttaatttcggTTTGTTAAATTTAATGCAGGGGCCGGTTAaatatatcttctttttttttaagaaaactattgttatttttttggttcaCATTTCTTAATTGATTGTGATTTAACTATTGCGCTACAAATGTATCTTTAGGTGTCTTAATATTTAGCTACTTTACAAAATTGATTAATGGTAACTTGGCAATTGTGAATTATACTTTGTTTGTGATATTAGAAGCTGTGGATGTTTTATTGGATTTGGTGGAAATCACTCACTCATACATGATATACCAACTCATTCATGTGAAAATACTGACAGAAAATTTAGCTATTCAGTATCTTTCAATACATTGTATAATTTGTCATTTCCAAAATTAGAAtagatagaataaaataaatcttatttattaaaaaaaaatctacgaTGCcaataaaagttatttattattagtaaatgctagtagt encodes:
- the LOC100792137 gene encoding UDP-glucose 4-epimerase GEPI48 isoform X1: MASRVSIGNLTSSAPYINSPHFRSQLKLSSNSSLHKPLMRDKTVLVTGGAGYIGTHTVLQLLLGGCRTVVVDNLDNSSEVSIHRVRELAGEFGNNLSFHKVDLRDRDALEQIFVSTQFDAVIHFAGLKAVGESVQKPLLYYNNNLTGTITLLEVMAAHGCKKLVFSSSATVYGWPKEVPCTEEFPLSAMNPYGRTKLIIEEICRDVHRAEPDWKIILLRYFNPVGAHPSGCIGEDPRGIPNNLMPFVQQVAVGRRPALTVFGNDYNTTDGTGDLTGWSLSFCQVRDYIHVVDLADGHIAALLKLDDPNIGCEVYNLGTGKGTSVLEMVRAFEMASGKKIPLVMAGRRPGDAEIVYASTKKAERELKWKAKYGIDEMCRDQWNWASKNPYGYGDQEDSTV
- the LOC100792137 gene encoding UDP-glucose 4-epimerase GEPI48 isoform X2, encoding MASRVSIGNLTSSAPYINSPHFRSQLKLSSNSSLHKPLMRDKTVLVTGGAGYIGTHTVLQLLLGGCRTVVVDNLDNSSEVSIHRVRELAGEFGNNLSFHKVDLRDRDALEQIFVSTQFDAVIHFAGLKAVGESVQKPLLYYNNNLTGTITLLEVMAAHGCKKLVFSSSATVYGWPKEVPCTEEFPLSAMNPYGRTKLIIEEICRDVHRAEPDWKIILLRYFNPVGAHPSGCIGEDPRGIPNNLMPFVQQVAVGRRPALTVFGNDYNTTDGTGVRDYIHVVDLADGHIAALLKLDDPNIGCEVYNLGTGKGTSVLEMVRAFEMASGKKIPLVMAGRRPGDAEIVYASTKKAERELKWKAKYGIDEMCRDQWNWASKNPYGYGDQEDSTV